In Pedobacter sp. W3I1, one DNA window encodes the following:
- the serC gene encoding 3-phosphoserine/phosphohydroxythreonine transaminase — protein MHKKHNFGAGPCILPSSVMEQAAQAVMNWNGMGLSILEVSHRSPEFEEVVLKTQLLVRELLAVPDHYSVLFLQGGASTQFAMVPMNFLSEGKKAAYLDTGYFAQKAIKEAKLFGEVELVASSKDKDYAYIPHQFNIDRESVYIHYTSNNTIEGTEIFDFSAAGVPLICDMSSDIFSRKINVNDFDLIYAGAQKNMGPAGMTLVIAKNEFLNRAKKEIPSMMDYRVFRDNMSMYNTPPVFSIYVAMLNLLWLKDQGGVNGIEQRNIEKAKLLYAEIDRNPLFYGTADVEHRSRMNVTFLAINKDVEAGFLKFVTDQGIVGIKGYRTVGGFRASLYNALPLSSVEVLVNAMASFEKICSDKTVLELE, from the coding sequence ATGCATAAAAAACACAACTTTGGTGCCGGCCCATGCATATTGCCTTCATCTGTAATGGAACAAGCTGCGCAAGCCGTAATGAACTGGAACGGGATGGGTTTATCTATTTTAGAAGTTTCTCATCGATCGCCAGAATTTGAAGAGGTGGTACTTAAAACCCAGCTTTTGGTTCGCGAGTTATTAGCTGTTCCCGATCACTACTCAGTGCTTTTTTTACAAGGTGGAGCCAGTACACAATTTGCTATGGTTCCAATGAATTTTTTGAGTGAAGGAAAAAAAGCCGCTTACCTTGATACCGGATATTTTGCACAAAAAGCCATTAAAGAGGCCAAATTATTTGGCGAAGTAGAGCTAGTGGCTTCTTCGAAAGATAAAGATTATGCTTATATCCCCCACCAGTTTAATATTGATCGCGAATCTGTTTATATCCATTACACTTCAAACAATACGATTGAGGGAACGGAGATCTTTGATTTTTCTGCTGCAGGTGTTCCGTTGATATGCGATATGTCGTCAGACATTTTTTCCAGAAAGATTAATGTTAACGATTTCGATCTTATTTATGCGGGTGCCCAAAAAAATATGGGGCCGGCCGGGATGACGCTTGTTATTGCTAAAAATGAATTTCTTAATCGGGCAAAGAAAGAAATCCCATCCATGATGGACTATCGGGTATTCCGCGATAATATGAGCATGTACAATACACCGCCGGTTTTTTCCATTTATGTGGCCATGCTTAATTTATTATGGCTGAAAGATCAGGGTGGGGTTAATGGCATTGAACAAAGAAATATAGAAAAAGCAAAATTATTATATGCCGAAATAGACCGGAATCCACTCTTTTACGGTACGGCCGACGTTGAGCATCGCTCCCGAATGAACGTTACTTTCCTGGCTATTAATAAGGATGTAGAGGCAGGGTTCTTAAAATTTGTAACAGATCAGGGAATTGTAGGCATAAAAGGCTATAGAACAGTTGGCGGATTTAGGGCTTCACTTTACAATGCGCTCCCATTATCGAGCGTTGAAGTTTTGGTAAATGCGATGGCTAGTTTTGAAAAAATATGCAGCGATAAAACAGTTCTTGAACTCGAATAA
- a CDS encoding Lrp/AsnC family transcriptional regulator: protein MQSQKVDQTDIEILNLLQRDGLLTYKEVSGKLRKSMTHIVERIKKLRTNGYIKSTVAIVDIDKLRSHFIAFPHIQLTLHSEDIVRAFKAEMEKYPEVMECYHLTGHFDFMLKVAMPDMVSYNNFLRDNIGALAYVGNIQSFLVLNQSKAETAYAL, encoded by the coding sequence ATGCAATCTCAAAAAGTTGATCAGACAGATATCGAAATCCTAAATCTTTTACAACGTGATGGATTATTAACCTACAAAGAAGTTTCAGGAAAGCTTAGAAAAAGCATGACCCACATTGTAGAGCGCATTAAAAAACTGCGCACAAATGGCTACATCAAATCAACAGTTGCCATTGTTGATATCGATAAATTGAGGTCACATTTTATAGCCTTTCCACACATTCAACTTACCCTGCATTCAGAAGATATTGTAAGGGCATTTAAGGCCGAAATGGAGAAATATCCTGAGGTGATGGAATGTTACCACCTTACTGGTCATTTCGATTTTATGCTTAAGGTAGCCATGCCTGATATGGTTTCTTACAATAATTTCCTGAGAGACAATATTGGCGCACTGGCTTATGTTGGGAATATTCAGAGTTTTCTGGTACTGAATCAATCGAAGGCCGAAACGGCGTATGCATTGTAG
- a CDS encoding DUF4159 domain-containing protein — MQRAKFTFARLKYNSGDWDTDQRMPSNLLNSLLEYTTIPLDEEEKIIELSSRDLFKYPFCYLSGHKLVQFSQQEAVNFKTYVHNGGFVFVDDCNHDIDGLFARSFETQMSNLFGPQALKKIPNNHGIYSSFFKFEKGPPTTSFELNGWGDDLVHDYLKAITINNRIGVLYSNKDYGCEWDYDFRNKRFLAEDNTKFGVNIILYAMGINS, encoded by the coding sequence GTGCAAAGAGCTAAATTTACATTTGCGAGGTTAAAATATAATTCAGGCGATTGGGATACCGATCAGCGTATGCCTTCTAACCTCTTAAATTCTCTGCTGGAGTATACGACCATTCCTTTGGATGAAGAAGAGAAAATCATAGAATTAAGTAGTCGCGATTTATTCAAATATCCTTTCTGTTATTTAAGTGGGCATAAACTGGTGCAGTTTAGTCAGCAAGAAGCTGTAAATTTTAAAACGTATGTACATAATGGCGGCTTCGTTTTTGTAGATGATTGCAACCACGATATTGATGGTTTATTTGCCCGCTCGTTCGAAACGCAGATGAGCAATTTATTTGGCCCACAGGCTTTGAAGAAAATCCCCAACAACCATGGTATTTATAGTTCTTTCTTTAAGTTTGAGAAAGGCCCACCAACCACTTCGTTCGAATTAAACGGTTGGGGCGACGATCTGGTGCACGATTACCTGAAAGCGATTACCATTAACAATAGGATAGGGGTGCTGTACAGTAATAAAGATTATGGCTGCGAGTGGGACTACGATTTCAGGAACAAACGCTTCTTGGCAGAGGATAACACCAAGTTCGGAGTGAATATTATACTATATGCCATGGGCATAAATAGTTAG
- a CDS encoding MoxR family ATPase: MRYIEAQYRYTKKSTVLERSESNLKILIDKISLLKSEIQKVIVGQDVIIEEMLIALMAGGHCLLEGVPGLAKTLMVRTMSQALDLSFRRIQFTPDLMPTDIVGTEILEEDHATGKRFFKFNKGPLFANIILADEVNRTPPKTQSALLEAMQEFEVTYGGQTYPLDRPFFILATQNPIEQAGTYPLPEAQLDRFLLYIKIGYPTAAEETQILSSTTGSKKAIINPIIGAEEIKELQAITREVSISDDLITYVSEMIRATRPDTTTVNFVKEWVRWGAGPRAGQALILTAKARALFKGRYAVIMEDLQAMAYPVLRHRVLMNFKAEAENVSSDKVTDELIKAISKPKANI; this comes from the coding sequence ATGCGCTATATTGAAGCACAATATCGTTATACTAAAAAATCAACCGTTTTGGAGCGTTCAGAAAGCAACCTAAAAATATTGATCGATAAGATCTCCCTGTTAAAAAGCGAAATACAGAAAGTAATTGTAGGTCAGGATGTGATCATTGAAGAAATGCTGATTGCATTAATGGCTGGCGGACACTGTTTATTGGAAGGTGTACCGGGTTTGGCAAAAACTTTAATGGTAAGGACGATGTCGCAGGCTTTAGATCTTTCTTTTAGGAGAATCCAGTTTACACCCGATTTAATGCCCACCGATATTGTTGGAACAGAAATACTGGAAGAAGACCATGCAACCGGAAAACGTTTCTTTAAATTTAATAAAGGCCCGTTATTTGCCAATATTATTCTAGCCGATGAGGTGAACAGAACACCGCCAAAAACACAATCGGCCTTGTTAGAAGCCATGCAGGAGTTTGAAGTAACCTATGGCGGGCAAACTTATCCTTTAGATCGGCCATTTTTTATTCTGGCCACCCAAAACCCCATTGAACAAGCGGGAACTTATCCCCTGCCTGAAGCACAGTTAGACCGTTTTCTGTTATATATTAAAATCGGTTACCCTACCGCAGCTGAAGAAACCCAGATTTTAAGCAGCACAACAGGAAGCAAGAAAGCCATAATTAACCCAATTATTGGTGCTGAAGAAATTAAAGAATTACAGGCCATTACCCGCGAAGTAAGTATCAGTGATGATCTGATTACTTATGTAAGCGAAATGATCCGTGCTACACGACCTGATACCACTACTGTAAATTTTGTAAAAGAATGGGTACGTTGGGGCGCTGGCCCACGGGCAGGACAGGCACTAATTTTAACGGCAAAAGCAAGAGCCCTGTTTAAAGGCAGATATGCGGTGATAATGGAAGATTTACAGGCCATGGCCTATCCGGTTTTGCGCCATAGGGTATTAATGAACTTTAAGGCCGAAGCTGAAAATGTTTCATCGGATAAAGTTACAGACGAACTGATTAAAGCCATTTCGAAACCAAAAGCGAATATTTAA
- a CDS encoding DUF58 domain-containing protein, producing MSKLLDPKVLMAIKDLSLSAKMTIDGFMNGINKSTVKGPGLEFSQYRSYQPGDDLRSLDWKMFARSDRYYIRESEVETNIAVRILIDASASMNHSDGDFTKIDYARYLGASLAYLANLQGDAIGLYVLKNSGIFLMTAKQDYQHLARLFYQLEQINPEGAFTKPIHYKELFAGAQKRELLIFVTDLYQKEDEIIKLLDTLNTLRHEIVVFHVLSRNELDLDFKGYSTFEDLETGETIQIDQEKARVDYKTKLAVYLEETRVKMLDRRIFYRTICTDESLDQALRDFLKQRSKLRI from the coding sequence ATGAGTAAACTGCTCGATCCGAAAGTATTAATGGCCATTAAAGACCTTTCATTATCAGCTAAAATGACGATTGATGGTTTTATGAACGGTATTAATAAAAGTACCGTAAAAGGCCCGGGATTGGAGTTTAGCCAATATAGAAGCTACCAACCGGGTGATGATTTGCGTTCGCTCGATTGGAAAATGTTTGCCCGCTCCGATCGATATTATATTCGCGAATCGGAAGTGGAAACGAATATTGCCGTGCGCATATTAATAGACGCCAGTGCCTCGATGAACCACAGCGACGGCGACTTTACCAAAATAGATTATGCAAGGTACCTCGGTGCCTCTTTAGCTTACCTCGCCAATTTACAAGGTGATGCGATTGGTTTGTATGTACTGAAAAATTCGGGCATCTTTTTGATGACAGCCAAGCAGGATTATCAGCATTTGGCCCGATTGTTTTACCAGTTGGAGCAAATTAATCCTGAAGGAGCATTCACCAAACCCATTCACTATAAAGAGCTATTTGCAGGTGCTCAAAAACGTGAACTGTTAATTTTTGTTACCGATCTTTATCAAAAAGAGGATGAAATTATCAAGTTATTGGATACATTGAATACTTTAAGGCACGAAATTGTGGTTTTTCATGTGTTATCAAGAAACGAGCTCGATCTTGATTTTAAAGGTTATAGCACTTTTGAAGACCTGGAAACTGGTGAAACCATTCAGATCGATCAGGAAAAAGCCCGGGTGGATTATAAGACTAAACTGGCCGTTTATTTAGAGGAAACCAGAGTTAAAATGCTCGATAGAAGAATTTTTTACCGAACCATTTGTACCGACGAATCTTTAGATCAGGCTTTAAGAGATTTTTTAAAACAGAGAAGTAAACTTAGAATTTAA
- a CDS encoding BatA domain-containing protein, translating to MHFLYPIGLLALAGLIVPLIIHLWNVKQGKTVKIGSIALLGESSRASSKSFKINDWFLLLLRCLLLALLALLLAQPYLKKIVPGNSNKGWILVDKRAIQQVFKTHQKTIDSLLKKGYEIHDFNVGFKPLTLKDTVLNETQQVNTLSYTALLSAANHFVPAGATVYLFVDRRLNRFGNELPTVTYKLKYIPLNQTDTTSSWIASYAGKKYEAKSNPSNTTYQALNSADEVPINIAIHEASGIADGKYLIAALKTIGSFTKRKIIINAAAEKATIGFWLSDDPVSSVFKSSIAAGGSLFQYEKGKVITIPSAINLYGRRIKLSKRVVSNNQSEKIWTDDFGDAILTNEKANDLNIFHFYSRFNPQWSELVWDGVFVKALIPMVIQDKTASDFGFQDHPNDQRRLSVRQNNVFQFNKAELSTKSTQNERLGTLFWIAALLIFVTERILSFRKKPNYVKS from the coding sequence GTGCATTTTTTATACCCCATAGGTTTACTGGCGCTGGCAGGATTAATTGTTCCGCTCATTATCCACTTGTGGAATGTTAAACAGGGCAAAACGGTTAAGATTGGCAGCATTGCCTTGCTGGGCGAAAGTTCGAGAGCAAGTTCAAAAAGCTTTAAAATTAACGATTGGTTTTTGTTATTGTTACGCTGCTTGCTTTTGGCACTACTGGCACTTCTTCTGGCTCAGCCTTACCTAAAAAAAATTGTTCCGGGCAATAGTAATAAGGGATGGATTTTGGTAGATAAAAGGGCTATTCAACAAGTTTTCAAAACACATCAAAAAACGATTGATTCATTGCTAAAAAAGGGTTACGAAATCCACGATTTTAATGTGGGTTTTAAACCATTAACCTTAAAAGATACCGTTCTTAACGAAACACAACAGGTCAATACTTTAAGTTATACAGCTTTATTGAGCGCGGCCAATCATTTTGTTCCGGCAGGTGCAACCGTTTATCTTTTTGTCGATCGGCGCTTAAACCGTTTTGGTAACGAACTGCCAACTGTTACCTATAAACTCAAATACATCCCATTAAACCAAACCGATACGACTAGCAGCTGGATTGCCAGCTATGCTGGAAAGAAATACGAGGCAAAATCTAATCCCTCCAATACCACTTATCAGGCTTTAAATTCAGCCGATGAAGTACCCATAAACATCGCCATACATGAAGCTTCCGGAATTGCAGATGGCAAATACCTCATTGCAGCCTTAAAGACCATTGGCAGCTTTACGAAGCGAAAAATAATCATCAACGCAGCTGCAGAAAAAGCAACCATTGGCTTTTGGTTATCGGATGATCCGGTTTCTTCAGTTTTTAAATCTTCAATCGCAGCCGGTGGAAGCTTGTTTCAATATGAAAAAGGAAAAGTAATCACCATACCATCTGCCATTAATCTGTATGGTCGCCGCATTAAATTGAGTAAAAGAGTTGTTTCGAATAATCAATCAGAAAAAATATGGACTGACGACTTTGGAGATGCAATATTGACGAATGAAAAGGCAAATGATCTAAATATATTTCATTTTTATAGCCGGTTTAATCCACAGTGGAGTGAATTGGTTTGGGATGGTGTATTTGTGAAAGCACTAATACCTATGGTTATACAAGATAAAACCGCAAGTGATTTTGGCTTTCAAGACCATCCTAACGATCAGCGACGTTTATCAGTCAGGCAAAATAATGTCTTTCAGTTTAACAAGGCCGAATTGAGCACAAAAAGTACTCAAAATGAAAGGCTTGGAACTTTATTTTGGATCGCCGCCTTATTGATCTTTGTGACCGAACGTATTTTATCATTCAGAAAAAAACCGAATTATGTTAAAAGCTGA
- a CDS encoding DUF4175 family protein, which yields MLKAEGQNWISNLRKKWISFYLIGTIAIALAIAMVLSAIAVYLLHFSPWLFGLAFLVVLAILLFSKPIWKTTDHDVSRFVNNQYPELEESADLLLQNQDELSMLQQLQRNKIEHILTSLPHPKEPAKKLYLGLLILVAGLFISFGITKIHLLKNEPLNFQNKANQIPLIKENIPAAISDFSATIIPPAYTQKAERKQKQFTIAAETGAKINWKIETNIGIKKLKIIFNDNEIVSLKALNASHTQWNYSKIVNKSGFYQLDLDGKKSDLYQIGIIPDLPVTIKITQPKQHTTIDIGQPQRINLKVSLTDDYGINDAFISATMASGKGEGVSFTEKKLSFNTSFGNRKNISLSKLIDLKNLGMKPGDELYFFIKAMDNHGQSSRSDVYFVSIVDTAELMSLAGMTNGVNLVPEYFRSERQIIIDTEKLLKEQSTLPIATFKTRSNDLGIDQKLLRLRYGQFLGEENETEIGGDHDDHDEHKSEGEKFGDVTTIMDKYAHKHDIAEDATFFEPEMKAQLKAVLTEMWNAELRLRTYKPQEALPYEYKALRLLKDLQQKSRAYVAKTTVKTAALKPEKRLTGELDKITQPVQKMSFEQKEKRTVSLKIALALLESRKTGKKFNQQDHFLLSETEKYMIGSAADHPSTYLNALSSLRKLSTGNKLIISDIDLVQQAIQKMINTEAAKPQTQSASPASALYQNYFNNLNKTGR from the coding sequence ATGTTAAAAGCTGAAGGACAAAATTGGATCAGTAACCTAAGGAAAAAGTGGATTAGCTTTTACCTGATTGGCACCATAGCGATTGCTTTAGCCATCGCTATGGTTTTATCTGCTATCGCGGTTTACCTGCTGCATTTTTCTCCATGGCTTTTTGGGCTGGCTTTCCTTGTCGTCCTGGCTATTCTTTTATTCAGTAAACCCATTTGGAAAACAACGGACCATGATGTTTCGAGATTTGTAAACAACCAGTATCCCGAACTGGAAGAGAGTGCTGATCTGCTGCTTCAAAATCAAGATGAATTATCGATGTTACAACAATTACAACGTAATAAGATTGAGCATATTCTCACCAGTCTACCACATCCTAAAGAACCAGCAAAGAAATTATACCTGGGCTTGCTTATACTTGTTGCGGGATTGTTCATCAGCTTTGGAATTACTAAAATCCATTTACTCAAAAATGAGCCTTTAAACTTTCAAAACAAGGCTAATCAAATTCCGTTAATCAAAGAAAATATTCCAGCAGCAATTTCCGATTTCAGCGCTACCATTATTCCGCCTGCCTACACTCAAAAAGCCGAGCGTAAACAAAAACAGTTTACTATTGCTGCAGAAACAGGTGCTAAAATCAACTGGAAAATTGAAACGAATATCGGTATCAAAAAACTGAAAATTATCTTTAACGACAACGAAATTGTTTCACTAAAAGCCTTAAACGCATCACATACGCAATGGAACTATAGCAAAATCGTTAATAAATCAGGTTTTTACCAATTAGACCTGGACGGTAAAAAATCAGATCTCTACCAGATCGGGATCATTCCCGATTTACCCGTTACGATTAAAATTACGCAACCCAAACAGCACACCACAATTGATATCGGTCAGCCACAGAGGATTAACCTGAAGGTATCACTTACGGATGATTACGGCATTAACGATGCTTTTATATCGGCAACCATGGCCAGTGGCAAAGGCGAAGGTGTTAGTTTTACTGAAAAAAAATTGTCCTTCAATACCAGCTTTGGTAACCGGAAGAATATATCGTTGAGTAAATTGATTGACTTAAAAAATCTTGGTATGAAACCAGGCGATGAACTTTACTTTTTCATCAAAGCGATGGATAATCATGGTCAATCGAGCCGTTCGGATGTTTATTTTGTTTCGATTGTAGATACTGCCGAATTAATGAGTTTAGCAGGGATGACGAATGGTGTTAACCTGGTTCCGGAATATTTCAGAAGCGAGAGGCAAATCATTATCGATACAGAGAAATTATTGAAAGAACAATCAACACTTCCTATTGCAACTTTCAAAACCAGAAGCAACGATCTGGGTATCGACCAGAAGTTGTTGCGGTTGCGTTACGGCCAGTTTTTGGGAGAAGAAAACGAAACTGAAATTGGCGGAGATCATGATGACCACGACGAACACAAGAGTGAGGGTGAGAAGTTTGGTGATGTGACCACCATTATGGACAAATACGCCCATAAGCATGATATTGCCGAAGATGCCACCTTTTTCGAGCCGGAAATGAAGGCACAATTAAAGGCTGTTTTAACAGAAATGTGGAATGCTGAACTTCGTTTGAGAACCTATAAACCCCAGGAAGCATTACCGTACGAATATAAAGCGCTGAGGTTGCTCAAAGACCTGCAGCAAAAGTCGCGGGCTTACGTAGCTAAAACTACTGTAAAAACAGCGGCATTAAAGCCCGAAAAACGCTTAACCGGAGAACTGGATAAAATTACACAGCCCGTACAAAAGATGTCGTTTGAGCAAAAAGAAAAAAGGACAGTTTCTTTAAAAATAGCACTTGCCCTATTGGAAAGCAGAAAAACAGGTAAAAAGTTTAACCAACAAGATCACTTTTTACTCAGCGAAACAGAGAAATACATGATTGGTTCAGCAGCCGATCATCCTTCTACCTATTTAAATGCCTTAAGCAGTTTAAGGAAGTTAAGCACGGGCAATAAACTGATAATCAGCGACATTGACCTGGTTCAACAGGCTATCCAAAAAATGATCAATACCGAAGCAGCCAAACCACAAACACAAAGTGCAAGTCCAGCTTCGGCATTGTACCAAAACTATTTTAATAACCTCAATAAAACCGGCAGATAG
- a CDS encoding TldD/PmbA family protein: MKRKDFLYLSGMGMGALLLPNLSAFGTPIDPLQALDGVDVKIKKELADVALNAAKSKGATYADIRIGRYLNQFVATREKRVQGVANTESYGVGIRVLANGCWGFAATNNVTKDAIAKAAEQAVAVAKANAKIQGEPVQLAPQKGYGEVSWKTPIEINAFEVPVKEKVDLLLNVNDVAMQNGANFVNSVIFAVNEQKYFASTDGSYIDQDVHRIYPTFNVTRIDRESGKFKTRNSLSSPMGKGYEYMHARPEDKITGIVTRYKGRYDMLEDVKEAARVATEKVKAKSVEPGKYDLVLDPSHLWLTIHESVGHPTELDRVLGYEANYAGTSFLTLDKWESKKFKFGSDKVNIVADKTQVGSLGAVGYDDEGVKCKKWDLIKNGVLTSYQAIRDQAHIIGLTESNGCCYSQGWDDVQFQRMPNVSLQPGKEKLSVDDMIKNVEKGIYIIGDGSFSIDQQRYNFQFGGQIFYEIKDGKIAGMLNDVAYQANTQEFWNSCNSICDESDYRLGGSFNDGKGQPSQSSAVSHGSATTRFNGVNVINTARKI; the protein is encoded by the coding sequence TTGAAAAGAAAAGACTTCCTCTACTTATCCGGAATGGGTATGGGTGCCCTACTCCTGCCCAACCTTTCTGCATTCGGAACTCCTATAGACCCTTTACAGGCGCTAGATGGAGTAGATGTAAAAATTAAAAAAGAACTGGCAGATGTTGCGCTAAATGCAGCGAAATCTAAAGGTGCAACTTATGCTGACATCCGCATCGGGCGTTATTTAAACCAGTTTGTAGCTACCCGCGAAAAACGTGTGCAAGGTGTGGCCAATACCGAATCCTATGGTGTGGGTATCCGTGTTTTAGCTAACGGCTGCTGGGGCTTTGCTGCCACCAATAACGTAACCAAAGATGCCATTGCCAAAGCAGCCGAACAAGCGGTTGCTGTTGCAAAAGCCAATGCCAAAATACAGGGCGAACCGGTTCAACTGGCTCCCCAAAAAGGTTATGGTGAGGTAAGCTGGAAAACACCAATCGAAATTAATGCTTTCGAAGTTCCTGTAAAGGAGAAAGTAGACCTGCTATTGAATGTAAACGACGTGGCCATGCAAAATGGAGCCAATTTTGTAAATTCCGTTATTTTCGCGGTTAATGAGCAGAAATACTTCGCGTCTACTGATGGTTCTTACATTGATCAGGATGTTCACCGCATTTATCCAACTTTTAACGTAACCAGAATCGACCGCGAATCTGGCAAATTTAAAACCCGCAATTCACTGAGTTCGCCAATGGGTAAAGGCTACGAATATATGCATGCCCGCCCTGAAGATAAGATTACTGGTATTGTAACCCGTTATAAAGGCCGTTACGACATGCTTGAAGATGTAAAAGAAGCAGCCCGTGTAGCAACAGAAAAAGTAAAGGCAAAATCCGTTGAGCCAGGTAAATACGATCTGGTTTTAGATCCTTCACACCTTTGGTTAACCATTCACGAATCTGTGGGTCACCCGACCGAGTTAGACCGTGTTTTAGGCTACGAAGCCAATTACGCCGGCACCAGTTTCCTTACTTTAGATAAATGGGAATCGAAAAAATTCAAGTTTGGCAGCGATAAAGTCAATATTGTAGCAGATAAAACTCAGGTAGGTTCCTTAGGTGCAGTTGGCTATGATGATGAAGGCGTAAAATGCAAAAAATGGGATCTGATCAAAAATGGGGTACTTACAAGCTACCAGGCCATCCGCGATCAGGCACACATCATCGGTTTAACTGAATCTAATGGTTGCTGCTACTCGCAGGGCTGGGATGATGTGCAGTTTCAGCGCATGCCAAATGTTTCGCTACAGCCAGGTAAAGAAAAACTAAGTGTTGATGATATGATTAAAAATGTTGAAAAAGGCATTTATATCATCGGCGATGGCAGTTTTTCTATCGATCAGCAACGTTATAATTTCCAGTTCGGCGGACAGATTTTTTACGAAATCAAGGATGGTAAAATTGCAGGTATGCTTAACGATGTAGCCTACCAGGCTAATACACAAGAATTCTGGAATTCGTGCAATTCGATTTGCGATGAAAGTGATTACCGTTTAGGCGGTTCATTTAATGATGGAAAAGGGCAACCTTCGCAAAGCAGTGCCGTTTCGCATGGCAGTGCTACCACCCGGTTTAATGGAGTTAATGTTATCAATACAGCAAGAAAAATATAA